The Besnoitia besnoiti strain Bb-Ger1 chromosome Unknown contig00031, whole genome shotgun sequence genome window below encodes:
- a CDS encoding uncharacterized protein (encoded by transcript BESB_051040), with protein sequence MITVILKSNTFSCLKQSSGVVVYCNHKELGCLYLITGVIFSILGTISLCLFDLSYTVLDRGSFVQRTIATYNVISTIHGLAMIFMFLMPALYGGYGNFFVPIYIVVRKSFSQETNAISYFLVPLVNSFGLILSTQ encoded by the coding sequence atgattaccgtgatattgaaatccaacacttttagctgtcttaagcagtccagtggggtggtggtgtactgcaatcataaagaacttggttgtctgtatctcataaccggagtcatcttcagtattctaggaactataagtctttgtttattcgatttgagttatacagttctggatcgcggatcatttgtacagagaacgatagctacttataatgtgataagtacgatacatggcctagctatgatctttatgttcttaatgcctgctttgtacggaggatatggtaacttctttgtaccaatatatattgtggttcggaagtcgttttcccaagaaactaacgcgatctcctattttctagtaccattagtgaactcttttggtctgatcctaagtacgcagtga
- a CDS encoding uncharacterized protein (encoded by transcript BESB_051090): MSLFRAHLVFYRCALNLNSSYNFGFLVAITFVLQIITGITLAFRYTSEASCAFASVQHLVREVAAGWEFRMLHATTASFVFLCILYTCLEYV, encoded by the coding sequence atgagtctattccgggcacacctcgtcttttatcggtgtgctctcaatctaaattcatcttataactttggtttcttagttgcaattacctttgtactccaaataattacaggtatcactttagcgttccgatatacttctgaagcatcttgtgcatttgctagtgttcaacatctagttagagaggtagcagcaggatgggaatttaggatgttgcatgcaacaactgcttctttcgtcttcttgtgtatcttatacacatgtctcgagtatgtataa